A stretch of Spirosoma oryzicola DNA encodes these proteins:
- a CDS encoding MFS transporter: MSTFKVKNYRWFIVFLLFTATTINYLDRQIIGLLKPTLEKEFNWSETNFSRIVMAFTAAYAVGLLLFGWIIDKVGTKVGYSVTIVLWSIAGMLHAVARSVFGFSMARVGLGIGEAGNYPAAVKTVAEWFPKKERALATGLFNAGTSIGVVVAVLVVPWILTQYGWQNVFWITGALGFVWLIAWLIFYDIPTRQPRLTSEEYQYIVSDQEATDNDDATKRPIKWFKLFTFPQTWAVITGKGLIDPIYWFFLFWLPSYFSSTFNLDLKKPSVELMLIYTATTLGSIGGGYLSSQLIKNGWPTLKARKTVLFAFALIEISIMLAQFVTDVWVAVGLLSVAVAVHQAWATNVFTLASDLFPKQAVSSIVGIAGTAGALGGILFPMLIGSLLDEYKTAGNLTGGYNLLFTICAFTYLIAWTIIHLLTRNAKEIDVESLR, from the coding sequence ATGTCAACATTTAAAGTAAAAAACTACCGATGGTTTATTGTATTCCTGTTATTCACCGCAACTACTATTAATTATTTAGACCGGCAAATTATTGGTTTGTTGAAGCCCACGTTAGAAAAGGAATTTAATTGGAGCGAAACCAATTTTTCCCGGATTGTTATGGCGTTCACGGCGGCCTATGCCGTTGGCTTATTGCTGTTCGGCTGGATCATTGATAAAGTAGGAACGAAGGTCGGGTATTCCGTTACCATCGTCCTGTGGAGCATAGCCGGCATGTTACATGCTGTCGCCCGGTCGGTGTTTGGGTTCAGCATGGCGCGGGTTGGCCTAGGAATCGGCGAAGCGGGCAACTACCCGGCAGCCGTCAAGACTGTGGCCGAATGGTTTCCGAAAAAAGAACGGGCGCTGGCAACGGGCTTGTTCAACGCGGGCACCAGCATTGGCGTTGTCGTCGCCGTACTGGTCGTCCCCTGGATTTTGACGCAGTATGGTTGGCAAAATGTATTCTGGATCACCGGGGCGCTGGGCTTCGTCTGGCTAATCGCCTGGCTCATTTTTTACGACATTCCGACCCGGCAACCTCGCTTAACGTCGGAGGAATACCAGTATATCGTCAGTGATCAGGAAGCAACGGACAACGATGATGCCACGAAACGGCCCATCAAATGGTTCAAGCTGTTTACCTTTCCGCAAACCTGGGCGGTGATCACTGGCAAAGGATTGATCGATCCGATTTACTGGTTTTTCCTGTTCTGGCTTCCCTCCTATTTTTCGTCCACGTTCAATCTGGATCTAAAAAAGCCGAGCGTCGAACTCATGCTTATTTACACAGCTACGACCTTAGGTAGCATCGGCGGGGGCTACCTATCCTCTCAATTGATCAAGAACGGGTGGCCGACGCTAAAAGCCAGAAAGACCGTACTCTTTGCGTTTGCCCTCATCGAAATTTCAATTATGCTGGCTCAGTTCGTTACCGATGTTTGGGTAGCCGTAGGGTTACTGAGCGTGGCGGTGGCGGTCCATCAGGCGTGGGCAACCAACGTATTTACGCTCGCGTCGGATCTCTTTCCGAAACAGGCCGTTAGTTCGATTGTCGGTATTGCCGGTACAGCGGGCGCGTTGGGCGGTATTCTTTTCCCCATGCTGATTGGTAGTCTGCTCGATGAGTACAAAACCGCCGGAAATCTGACGGGGGGCTACAACCTGCTGTTTACCATTTGCGCCTTCACATACCTGATCGCCTGGACAATCATTCACCTGCTCACCCGAAATGCCAAGGAAATCGACGTTGAGAGTTTGCGATAA
- a CDS encoding alginate lyase family protein, with translation MERSPVLSTLQPYNLAEARWAMQQEPVTVTTQTSARSAGNQHDFFSEGDYWWPDSANPQGPYIQRDGLTNPDNFVAHRQAMIRFSRIVGALASAYVITRDETYVRQAFRHLNAWFVNPATRMNPSLLYAQAIKGRATGRGIGIIDTIHLMEVAQGVRVMAKAKSADKRSVAAIRRWFADYLTWLTTHPYGKDEMNAKNNHGTCWVMQVAAFARLTNNDTLLAFCRNRYKTVLLPEQMAADGSFPQELRRTKPYGYSLFNLDAMTTICQILSIPSDNLWHYQTPDGRTIRRGIDYLYPFVANKPSWPLKPDVMYWENWPVAPPFLVFGFNAFGQNDWLQTWKKLDHAPHVDEVLRNLPIRNPLIWLE, from the coding sequence ATGGAACGGAGCCCGGTTCTATCGACCTTGCAGCCGTATAATCTGGCCGAAGCGCGTTGGGCGATGCAGCAGGAGCCCGTTACCGTTACGACCCAAACCTCAGCCCGGAGCGCGGGAAACCAGCATGACTTCTTTTCGGAAGGCGACTACTGGTGGCCCGACTCGGCTAATCCGCAGGGGCCATACATCCAGCGGGACGGCCTGACCAATCCAGACAATTTTGTTGCTCACCGGCAGGCTATGATCCGCTTTAGTCGGATCGTGGGTGCTCTCGCATCGGCCTACGTAATCACTCGTGACGAAACCTACGTCCGGCAGGCGTTTCGCCATCTTAACGCATGGTTTGTCAACCCGGCAACGCGAATGAATCCATCGTTGCTGTACGCGCAGGCGATCAAAGGACGGGCAACCGGGCGCGGTATCGGTATAATTGACACCATCCACCTGATGGAAGTCGCACAGGGCGTTCGGGTGATGGCAAAGGCAAAAAGCGCTGACAAGCGATCAGTGGCCGCTATTCGTCGCTGGTTTGCCGATTACCTGACCTGGCTGACAACGCATCCGTATGGCAAAGACGAGATGAACGCCAAAAACAATCACGGCACCTGTTGGGTGATGCAGGTAGCGGCCTTTGCCCGGCTGACCAATAACGACACGCTACTGGCCTTCTGCCGAAACCGGTACAAAACCGTTTTATTACCCGAGCAGATGGCCGCTGACGGAAGCTTCCCGCAGGAACTGCGCCGAACCAAGCCATACGGTTATTCGCTGTTTAACCTGGATGCGATGACAACCATCTGTCAGATTCTGTCCATTCCCTCCGACAACCTGTGGCACTACCAGACACCCGATGGGCGCACAATCCGGCGGGGTATTGATTACCTGTATCCGTTTGTGGCAAACAAACCATCCTGGCCGCTAAAGCCCGACGTCATGTACTGGGAAAACTGGCCCGTGGCTCCGCCTTTTCTCGTGTTTGGGTTCAATGCGTTCGGGCAAAACGATTGGCTGCAAACCTGGAAAAAACTCGACCATGCGCCACACGTAGACGAGGTACTGCGTAATCTGCCCATTCGTAATCCGCTTATCTGGCTGGAATAA
- a CDS encoding bifunctional 4-hydroxy-2-oxoglutarate aldolase/2-dehydro-3-deoxy-phosphogluconate aldolase has translation MITLNQTPFSWELFSRAPLIGIIRGLSFDTIKHILPIYREAGLTTIEITMNTADAEEIIRYAVENENAGLNIGAGTVCTKDDLDKALEAGAQFVVTPIISKKVIKSSVKQGIPIFPGAFTPSEIYTAWSLGASMVKVYPATSLGPDYIKDVKAPLDQVKLAPTGGINLDNMAAYYKAGSDGLGVGGHLFDKALIQKKDWPGLKAHFQKFAAILQDSVQK, from the coding sequence ATGATTACGTTGAATCAAACTCCTTTTTCGTGGGAGCTATTTTCCAGAGCGCCACTCATTGGTATCATACGAGGCTTATCGTTTGACACGATCAAGCACATTCTTCCCATTTACCGGGAGGCCGGGCTGACAACGATCGAAATAACCATGAACACCGCCGACGCGGAGGAAATCATCCGGTACGCGGTCGAAAACGAGAATGCGGGTTTAAACATCGGCGCGGGTACGGTCTGCACCAAAGACGATCTGGATAAAGCGCTGGAAGCCGGGGCGCAATTCGTTGTCACACCGATCATTAGCAAGAAAGTAATCAAGTCCAGTGTGAAGCAGGGCATTCCCATTTTCCCCGGTGCCTTTACCCCATCCGAAATTTATACGGCCTGGTCGTTGGGCGCTTCGATGGTTAAAGTTTATCCGGCAACGTCGCTGGGACCCGATTACATCAAAGACGTAAAAGCGCCTTTGGATCAGGTGAAGTTAGCGCCAACCGGTGGTATCAATTTAGACAATATGGCCGCCTATTACAAGGCTGGATCAGACGGCTTAGGCGTTGGCGGACACCTGTTCGATAAAGCGCTTATACAGAAAAAAGACTGGCCAGGATTAAAAGCCCATTTTCAAAAGTTTGCGGCTATCCTTCAGGATTCTGTTCAAAAATAA